Proteins encoded in a region of the Ornithodoros turicata isolate Travis chromosome 3, ASM3712646v1, whole genome shotgun sequence genome:
- the LOC135389309 gene encoding uncharacterized protein LOC135389309 has translation MAFTRRPFTSYPLHVAGTPLQFVTHCKYLGVIIDRQLSWSKHIKNLSVKTSRSVNVLRRISGASWGPTCRDLRQIHSSLVLGFLRYSIPVLHGLRTTHERELLNIQSRSLRACLGLPKTTETYSVLAEAREPLVTTLRDRETLRIYTRLMTRHPFHYLRTIDHDSPASAFGSAVRRLKGVVPPPTSHVSYATPTWALDQPPICTFIHGLGEKSDTPAPVAHQLALEHLASLHHGRQTVYTDGSVIPGGAAAAFYVPHEDFEKASKLPNETSSTEAELFAINMALKHISSSPPAEWTILTDSKPALEILSSHATKIISDLQTAIIAACDSLCASGHGVRLQWVPSHIGLSGNSRADAAARRAHQDVGPPASMPLTSSACLIKIREWCASEMRRSVEDAVRSNAYIQSIDPTMQFAPYQQLVRAEETLLHRLRLNVAYTPQYLCRVGKRRSASCATCGAVANVEHLLLTCSEYSAARAVLANRLQRLGHGSLSLAVLLGPVARQQQGAVTRALLQYLQDTQLSVTL, from the coding sequence ATGGCGTTTACTCGGCGGCCCTTCACCAGCTACCCTCTCCATGTTGCCGGAACCCCGCTTCAATTTGTGACGCactgcaagtaccttggcgtgatTATTGACAGACAGCTCTCGTGGTCTAAGCACATAAAGAACCTCTCCGTCAAGACGAGCAGATCAGTGAACGTCCTACGCCGCATCTCCGGAGCGTCTTGGGGCCCCACCTGTCGCGATCTTCGCCAAATTCACAGCTCCCTCGTGCTCGGCTTCCTGCGATACAGCATCCCAGTGCTGCACGGCCTGCGGACGACTCACGAGCGGGAACTCCTGAACATTCAGTCTCGCAGCCTTCGCGCATGCCTGGGCTTACCCAAGACAACGGAAACTTATTCGGTACTTGCAGAGGCCAGGGAACCGCTTGTTACCACCCTGCGAGATAGAGAGACCCTCCGCATTTACACGCGGCTAATGACTCGGCACCCTTTCCACTACCTCAGGACCATTGACCACGACAGCCCCGCGTCTGCCTTCGGTAGCGCAGTGCGCCGTCTGAAGGGTGTTGTCCCACCTCCCACATCTCACGTATCGTATGCTACCCCAACATGGGCTCTCGACCAACCTCCCATATGCACATTTATCCATGGCCTCGGGGAAAAAAGCGACACGCCAGCGCCTGTAGCACATCAACTTGCCCTGGAACACCTAGCCTCGCTGCACCACGGAAGGCAGACTGTCTATACTGATGGGTCTGTGATACCTGGTGGAGCAGCTGCAGCCTTTTATGTGCCCCACGAAGATTTTGAgaaagcgtccaagctccccaaCGAGACGTCCTCCACGGAAGCAGAGCTATTCGCAATCAATATGGCCCTTAAGCACATCTCGTCCTCCCCACCTGCAGAGTGgacgatcctcaccgacagcaagcCAGCCCTGGAGATCCTGAGTTCTCACGCCACCAAAATCATCAGCGACCTCCAAACGGCTATCATCGCCGCATGCGACTCTCTTTGCGCCTCTGGCCACGGTGTGCGGCTAcagtgggttcccagccacatagGCCTCAGTGGGAACTCCCGAGCGGACGCCGCCGCGAGGCGTGCCCACCAAGACGTCGGCCCGCCAGCTAGTATGCCACTCACATCGTCCGCCTGTCTTATAAAGATCCGCGAGTGGTGTGCCTCCGAAATGCGTCGCTCTGTCGAAGACGCTGTACGCTCTAATGCGTATATCCAGTCCATTGACCCGACAATGCAATTCGCTCCATACCAGCAGCTCGTCCGCGCAGAAGAAACGCTGCTGCATCGGCTCCGACTCAACGTCGCATATACACCTCAATACCTGTGCAGGGTCGGAAAGCGTCGCTCAGCTAGCTGCGCTACCTGTGGCGCAGTAGCAAACGTTGAGCACCTCCTACTAACCTGCTCGGAGTACTCTGCAGCCCGCGCTGTCCTCGCCAATCGCCTCCAACGCCTGGGACACGGCTCGCTCTCACTGGCCGTGCTTCTCGGCCCCGTCGCACGCCAACAGCAGGGAGCCGTTACAAGGGCTCTCCTGCAATACCTACAGGACACCCAACTGAGTGTTACGTTGTGA